DNA sequence from the Mangifera indica cultivar Alphonso chromosome 18, CATAS_Mindica_2.1, whole genome shotgun sequence genome:
TAGCTAAACCAACTTGGAAGCAGGTTTGCTTACAAACATAGTTTGGATAGACAAGTTTTTACCAGAAAATAATTCGTATTTTGTTCATTTGATAAATCATTGTGATGCTACTTCAATTTTTGCACATTAACTATAATGGTGTTACTTTAAGTTAAGgatgctgtttttttttttttttaaatatatatatatttttattgcttATTCCttacaaatgttagttttcaaagatTTGTATTAAGAGGTAGCATTTTAATGTTTTCTGAACTCTGTATTTGTTAGAATAAGTTATTAGTACAGAAGAAAATAGTGTATCTTACagttaattaataattgttgataattttgattACCAATTTTCTGTTCATATTCCAGGCTGACCCTCGATTTGTTTGGAACAGAAACCTATTGGAGGAACTTATCGAGTACAAGGTTAGAATTCATTTTGCTTAGATTATAGGTTAGCTTTCCGCTTGTACTTCTCTTTGTTTGTCTGAGGGGATTTTTGGTAAGAAGGAGAGGATGGATCTCCTTGTCAATTCTTCAACTAGGATTCTTAATGAATTACATTTCTTCTAATACAATGTTTTTCTTCTGGTGGCAGCTTGATGGATTTATCATGCCTCTTTTACAAGGAAATATCCTTAAGCCTTTGATTCCTCATGATTTTCATTTAACATTTGTATGTATATGTGGGTGTGATTGTGTGTTTTCATGAGTTTACTTGAACTtagaagtgaagaaaaaaatccaTTGTTATTCTATCTTTATTTTGTTCACTTAACCAAGTTTCAAGCTTTGGGGCTGCTCAGTTAAAGCTAAAGGATTCACCTGCTGCAATAACATTGGTTTCAAGGAGGTGTAATCGGCGTTTAGGTGCATTACTATAAATGATTGATTCTCATAGTTATTGATGCTGCAATGTCGGAGTAGTTTCGATCTATATGATCTTTATATGGTAATATGGTGACTTAGGGACACGAATGTGGAGAAGAGGAGCTAATTTTGAAGGTGACACTGCCAATTTTATTGAAACTGAGCAACTGCTAGAAGTTGAAGATTTCAGATCCTCATTATTGCAGGTATCAACTGCGTCTAATGGTAGTTTAGAAAATGATTGTATGTTTTAAGATTGGTGTAGCTAGTTAATAAGATCAATTATCATCCCAACTCAAGGCGTATGTTGTCTAACATGTTATGCATCAAACACCCAATATTACTGCAGAACTGAATTTTTTTACAAAGCATTCTGTGTCCTTTAATTCTTTATAGGATGCCATAGGAAcccaactaaaattttatttaatattgaaataaatattgttCGTAACAAAATGTGAACTCCTTCCAAAGGCCATAGCCTTCTAATTAGGCAATGCAAATACCCAAATAACAATGTTTTTCCCCTCTCTTCAATCAGCTCTATTTATAATACCCatatctatctttcaaattcaacaaattccaatatttatccaaatcttttattttatcctaatcttaaatttattatctaatcttattctaaatttaaatgttttgtcctaatcaaacaatttattcaaattaaatattttattaattaatattatttttattataattatcatgattatttgattaaatctcAACATTCCTTGCCCCTTTGAAATACACCTTTTCCTCAAGGTGGGCAAAATtggaaaatatcttttttttattttacatttctttctactcaatttgaaaaaactccTATTTTGCTATTATCCAATTGCCACtactaataaataaattcaaacctaTACGTCCTCCTTTAATATATTCTACCTTCATCCCTAATACCagaagttttgaaaaaaatccTCCTATTTTGCTATTATTCCAATTGCCACTACcgataaataaattcaaacttgtaCGTCCTTCTTTAACGTACTCTACCTTCATCCCTAATGCTAGAAGTTTAAGCGAATGAACCATTTCTAGTGATTGGGTTTCATTGGAAATAaccaatttttcatcaaaatcagtCGGATTACCCCCAAAATTTGTTATCCATCGTTAGCTTTGTAAATTCATCGGAACCTATCAATTCATGACCAAAGTTGTTGAAATCTATCGATTTCACCATCTAGTCTAGTTATCAAAATCTACTGCTTTTTTGTCAAAAACCCCCATTTCAACAAAATCAGTTCCACTCTTATCCAACAGATTGACTTCTCTCCTCTTTTGCTTCTTATCACTCCCTATCAGAATGATATCATCATCAGATCCATCCTGGTTAACAAGTAACACTGCTAGTCATTTGAATTTACAGTCGtgatcaaacttgagtttgccTTCACAACGGAGACATATTACTTTCTTTGACATATCTCGAGACTTCAATTTTGAAACCACAACCAACTCCCATTGTCATCCAATATAACATCGATTTGTTCTATTCTCTTATTGCTCGGtccaattttatataataatattgttggCAACAAGAGATGCTAACTTCTCCCTTCTTTCAATCCAATCAGctttatttataataactatatctttcaaattcaaatatttatccaaatcttttattttattttaatcttaaatttgtTAACAAATCTTAttctaaacttaaatattttatcctgatcaaacaatttattcaaatcaattattttattaattaatattaatattatttttattataattatcgctattatttgattaaatcctAACAGGATGCAATCTAAATTGAGGAATTTATTTGTAGgcttattttgtattatttcacTGACAGCTTTCTTTAAATAATGCTGTATATGACAGAAACTCTCTCTGGGAAGTTTTTATGTGCCTTTTGATGCTGTATTGAGTGTCTAAACGGTCcttgttttatttgttattcCCTCGCTAGCTCACAAGAACAAATTGTgtacttatattatatcattagaACTACTTACTTCAACCAGAATGATTGTTATAGATATGCAGTAGGTAGTACATAAATGTTAGGAGATGAGCTTGCATATTCattatttgaaattcttttgtctttctcttttttaatttcataaatgaaGATCTCTTCAGTTAGGATACACTttctttgtttgatatttatGGCCGTTAACCTTAAATACTGCCATCTTTTGGAACATGACCCGTCAGTACTTTAACACAGTCCTGATTCTGATAAATGAgtcatataatttttaactcaACATTTTTCTTGTTGCTTCATATTCTGACTAGAGTTCCACACCATCTGTCATCTCTCCAACAATGTTAAAGGTTTTTTCATCCAGTAAATGGGAAAgaaataatttctcttttaatgCCTATATTATTGGTTtacttgttaatttttcttctgtttcagATTCGTGGCTCAATTCCTCTGCTGTGGGAGCAAATTGTTGATTTGAGCTATAAGCCACagcttaaaattattaatcatgaGGAGACGGTAAAGTTTCACCCCCAAATATGGTGCTACTAATAGTTAGATGTAAAGTGATGTTTTCCATGTGTGTTCATGTATTTATCATGTTATATCCAGCTAAAAATTGTGGAGCGGCATTTCTCTGACCTATTCCAAAGTTATGGAGAAGTTATAGCAGTAGACTTAACTGACAAGGTAAGAAATTTCTTCTCTGTTGTCTTTAACCTTAAAGCAAAAATATCTCATCTTGTGTCAGCAGTTTCTTTTTTGGCCAATTAGCAATGCAGAAAATTGGGCTAGGTTGGAGCCAAGAGTTTCCTTTGTGATTTTCTTATGAGCATAATATCTTTGACAGTTTTAAATGGCATCTGCTAATTTATGAATTGTTTACTGTGGTCTATCTACACAACTTTGAAGTTTTGTTTCACAAGGAAAATGTGTCTGCTGACAATTCAAACTTATACAATTCACCATTATTTATTCTACAATTGCAGCATGGTGATGAAGGTCAGTTAAGTGCAGCATACGCAGCTGAAATGCAAAAGCTTCCAAAAGTGAGGTAATATTTTACATTTCGTTATATCATGCCATGGCAACAATAATGCTTGATTTGCTACTTTTTGATTAACTCTTTAAAAACCATCTTGACCTACTTTgttgtcattaaaaaataaatttttatttgtctaGTGAAGAATAGTATTAGTTATCTTTCACTTCTCTCTAGAGTAacgtttcttttttaattcagCTTTCATCTAGTCTTCTTGATAGTGATATCATCTTGTTCTGCATTTTTGGTAATCTATTCACCTTGTTTGTCTGTCTTTTGTCCACTGCAGGTGCTTGGGGTTACATTTAGGAACTTGGTATATTGGATAATAACATTAACAATGCAAAGTTAGGATGAGGCTTAAAAATCTGAACCACAGTATGCAGTGGATAGGTTTTGTACGTTTAGTAGCCTATCGGAGGTTAGCTGTTAAGGAATCAAGAGTCCATctaattttctcaaaaaataaattaataaaagaaaatcctTATAGAGTCATTTCAATTTTGCACTCATTATCTAGGACAGGCATTTTGTGGACTGCAATTCTACATTTTGATAAATGTTCAAGGGCCTTTGCTACTTCATAAAACTTTGGTCTATTAACTATTTGTATGCATCTATTGCAGATATGTTTCGTTCGATTTCCATCATATCTGTGGCaactcaaattttgataatctatacATTCTTTATGATCAGATCTTGGAGGAATTTGAAAAGCAAGGGTAATTaaagcaaataaaattttgtatatgaaCTTTTTTGAATAATGATACATGCTATTTATCCATGGTacttttttttaaccattaCTATTCCAACTGAGCAGATACCTTCTCGTAGACGCAGAAGGGAACATAATACAGGAGCAGAAAGGAGTCGTTAGATCTAATTGTATTGATTGCCTTGATCGAACAAATGTTACGCAGGTATGCAAAAAGTACAAGTGtaattttcctttattagtGCAATATGTTCATGCTAAACTGTGAGCATTctttttttaagggaaaatatGCTCTAAATCTAAGGACATACTGCTTTTCCTTTCTctgttttcaaatttatatacagAGTTACCTGGCCCAGAAGTCTTTAAGTTTACAGTTGCAAAGGATTGGGGTGCTAACTCCCACTGAGTGCATTTCTTTGTTTAATGAAGAATATATGAAATTCAGAGCACGTATGctgtatttttatattattgtttcaatctttCTTCCTTAGTAGTTGAATTCATGATGATCTCTACGTGTCACTGAAAACTGACATCTAACTTGCATCAGTGTGGGCTGAGCATGGTGATGAGATAAGCCTCGAATATGCTGGGACTTATGCAATGAAAGGAGACCTGGTTAGGTAAATATAATATGGTGATATGTTTTAAGAATCATTTGTCTGTCTATATGTGTCCCAATTTGTGATCCAATTTGTACTTCTGATACT
Encoded proteins:
- the LOC123202188 gene encoding phosphoinositide phosphatase SAC8 isoform X1, whose product is MESESSSSSGKFRLYEHLELLEFKDKYVIKSLESPNQGFSIDRSDGNIQLLKDDTCSGSPCQTTTIYGVVGTIRLLAGKYVLVITSRKEVGTYVGFPVYRVMSMKFLSCNEALKNSNDQEKKDEAHFMNLLKIVEATPGLYYSYDTDITLNLQRRCKLAEGWIAKPTWKQADPRFVWNRNLLEELIEYKLDGFIMPLLQGSFGAAQLKLKDSPAAITLVSRRCNRRLGTRMWRRGANFEGDTANFIETEQLLEVEDFRSSLLQIRGSIPLLWEQIVDLSYKPQLKIINHEETLKIVERHFSDLFQSYGEVIAVDLTDKHGDEGQLSAAYAAEMQKLPKVRYVSFDFHHICGNSNFDNLYILYDQILEEFEKQGYLLVDAEGNIIQEQKGVVRSNCIDCLDRTNVTQSYLAQKSLSLQLQRIGVLTPTECISLFNEEYMKFRALWAEHGDEISLEYAGTYAMKGDLVRYGKQTLSGLIRDGMTAISRYYLNNFHDGVRQDALDLISGHYTVNRSNPSPFQLNGFESFSYLPVASALVIGGLTASSISVQQVGRNAQQYLSTVVWAGVTAGVLAVVKANGSQFCSRPRLCGLR
- the LOC123202188 gene encoding phosphoinositide phosphatase SAC8 isoform X2, translating into MSMKFLSCNEALKNSNDQEKKDEAHFMNLLKIVEATPGLYYSYDTDITLNLQRRCKLAEGWIAKPTWKQADPRFVWNRNLLEELIEYKLDGFIMPLLQGSFGAAQLKLKDSPAAITLVSRRCNRRLGTRMWRRGANFEGDTANFIETEQLLEVEDFRSSLLQIRGSIPLLWEQIVDLSYKPQLKIINHEETLKIVERHFSDLFQSYGEVIAVDLTDKHGDEGQLSAAYAAEMQKLPKVRYVSFDFHHICGNSNFDNLYILYDQILEEFEKQGYLLVDAEGNIIQEQKGVVRSNCIDCLDRTNVTQSYLAQKSLSLQLQRIGVLTPTECISLFNEEYMKFRALWAEHGDEISLEYAGTYAMKGDLVRYGKQTLSGLIRDGMTAISRYYLNNFHDGVRQDALDLISGHYTVNRSNPSPFQLNGFESFSYLPVASALVIGGLTASSISVQQVGRNAQQYLSTVVWAGVTAGVLAVVKANGSQFCSRPRLCGLR